The genomic window CTGATGTCAGCTCATTGGGTGAGTTAGTTGCTACTACCACAGCATCAGTTCTTACAACTTTACCACTGCTGGTCTCAACACAGATGGGTAAACCACCTGGGATTTTTTCTACGTGCATATCTGTCGTATAAATTCTACCAGCACGGCGTTGTATAGCTTCTGCAAGTCCAGTTAGATATTTCAGTGGGTCAAATTGCCCTTGTCGGGGAAAGCATAGACACACTCCTGTATCAAAATCGCTCAACGGCGCTTTCTTCACCATTCTACGTTAGTGAGTCCGACACGGTGTACTGCTTCTAACTTCTGCTGAATCTCATCTATTGATTTCAGGTCTGCGGCAAAAAGATAGCCGTCAAGTCTCTCCAAGTCGCAGTTAATGTTTTCTTGGGTGGCGATCGCCTCTATAGTATTAATTGCTGTTGTATGACTTTGAGCAACAAGTTTTGCGCCCTCTTCACCTTGCATTTGTTCCAGTTTGTAGTCAGTATTGGTGATGCTAATTTACGTTATCAAAATGCATTTATAAAAAATAAATATTAAATTTAAACTAGTATCTGCTAAAATATTTTTTTAGAGAGATGTACACTATTGTCAAGGTAATCACAAAAATATACTCATGTTGGCTATGAAGGGTCTAGGAATGCCGAAGCCTGGGAAATTGGCATCTATAATTAATTGTTTATTAATAGTGACATTGTTAGCTTCTTGCAGTGATAAAACGTCCGCAGAAAATATGGACAAAGAAACACAAAGTGTATCTTCTTGGGTAGCAACAGCAAATCTGGTTGGTGATGCTTGGATACGCGGTGCTGTGCCAAATAAATATGCTGAACAAACATTGAAAAGAGCCACAGAAGAACTGGGAAAAGAAAAAGAGAAAATAGACGAAATAAAGTTATCTAAAGATGTG from Nostoc sp. UHCC 0926 includes these protein-coding regions:
- a CDS encoding FAD-dependent oxidoreductase; translation: MSDFDTGVCLCFPRQGQFDPLKYLTGLAEAIQRRAGRIYTTDMHVEKIPGGLPICVETSSGKVVRTDAVVVATNSPNELTSVENK